ACTTGTCCTGGTTGGCGTGGCAGCAGTTGACTCCCATCTCTTCGCGCACGGGCAGTCCGGCCGCCTTCACGCGGGCGAGCTGGGTTATCACGGCGTCCACGGTGTCCACCTGGACGCCGAAGTGGTTCACCGTGCCCACGGCGGCGTGCCCGCCCTCAGAGAGGGCGAGATTGACGGGCGCCCACGCCGGGAGGAACTTGACGTACCCCGTCTTCACCTTGACCGGGTCCCCGCCGAGGAACCGCTCGTAGAAGTCGCGGCTCTTGCCCAGATCCGACACGTGCATGTGCAGATGCACCTTCGCGGACATGTGGAACCCTCCTTTAACAGCAGGCGGTCAGCAGACGCGCCAGCGTCGTCGCCGTTTCCCGCTGCACGGAATAGTAGATGTACCGCTCTTCCTTCCTGCTTTCGACGAGCCCGGCCCGCCGGAGCAGGTCGAGGTGATGCGACAGGGTCGGCCCCGGAATCTCGACCGCCGCCTGGATCTCGCCGACCGAGACTTCCTTCCCGGCACGGACCAGGAAGAAGAATACCTGGAGACGGCTCAGGTGGCCGAGGGCCTTGAACGCCTCGACGTGGCTTTCGTCCGCGTCCAGCCGGGCCATCGGAAGGCGGGCTAT
This genomic stretch from Candidatus Methylomirabilota bacterium harbors:
- a CDS encoding ArsI/CadI family heavy metal resistance metalloenzyme yields the protein MSAKVHLHMHVSDLGKSRDFYERFLGGDPVKVKTGYVKFLPAWAPVNLALSEGGHAAVGTVNHFGVQVDTVDAVITQLARVKAAGLPVREEMGVNCCHANQDKFWVQDPDGVEWEVYHLNYDLEDEVSSGVAAAKGLQLAKSNACCGG
- a CDS encoding metalloregulator ArsR/SmtB family transcription factor, with the translated sequence MKTIARLPMARLDADESHVEAFKALGHLSRLQVFFFLVRAGKEVSVGEIQAAVEIPGPTLSHHLDLLRRAGLVESRKEERYIYYSVQRETATTLARLLTACC